A DNA window from Setaria viridis chromosome 2, Setaria_viridis_v4.0, whole genome shotgun sequence contains the following coding sequences:
- the LOC117845604 gene encoding serine/threonine protein phosphatase 2A 59 kDa regulatory subunit B' eta isoform isoform X2: MMKQIFGRRKASKSADKESIGGRRHAVSNQQSGSGVADQSGQQPILSSTGHACGSGNRMGFQESRINDGLFASHFGPLPSIKDMPNAEKQNLLIVKLNMCCTQFDFTDPTRNMREKKIKGETMMDILDYVKTANTKFPEIVVEGITKMISENLFRTLVIPPREKKVLQAFDLEEDEPLMDPAWPHLHIVYELLLNFVQSPETDAKLAKRYVDHSFILRLLELFDSEDLRERDYLKTVLHRIYGKFMVYRPFIRKAINNVFYQFIYETEKHNGIAELLEILGSIINGFALPLKEEHKLFLVRTLIPLHKPRCISMYHRQLSYCITQFVEKDEKLADTIIRGIIKCWPVTNSPKEVLFLGELEEILEATQPSEFQKCMVPIFSQVARCFNSSHFQDGAKCGLTLIPNIYIIVSLCSFSLLC; encoded by the exons ATGATGAAACAGATATTTGGGCGGCGCAAGGCGTCCAAAAGTGCAGATAAGGAATCGATTGGTGGGAGGAGGCATGCCGTGTCGAACCAGCAGTCGGGTTCTGGAGTTGCCGACCAGAGTGGCCAGCAGCCAATTTTGTCGAGTACTGGACATGCCTGCGGGAGTGGAAACCGTATGGGGTTCCAGGAGTCGAGGATAAATGATGGTTTGTTCGCTTCTCACTTCGGGCCGTTGCCGAGCATTAAGGATATGCCAAATGCAGAGAAACAGAACCTGCTCATCGTAAAGTTGAACATGTGCTGCACCCAGTTTGACTTTACGGATCCGACAAGGAACATGAGGGAGAAGAAAATAAAGGGGGAAACAATGatggatatacttgattatgtCAAAACAGCTAACACCAAGTTCCCTGAGATTGTTGTGGAGGGAATCACAAAAATGATTTCAGAAAACTTGTTCAGGACGCTGGTTATCCCACCCAGGGAGAAAAAGGTGCTTCAAGCTTTTGATTTAGAAGAGGATGAACCATTGATGGACCCTGCATGGCCACATTTGCATATTGTCTATGAGTTGCTCTTGAATTTTGTTCAATCTCCAGAAACTGATGCTAAATTGGCTAAAAGATATGTTGACCATTCCTTTATTCTAAGGCTGCTTGAGCTCTTTGATTCTGAGGACCTTAGGGAGAGGGACTACCTTAAGACGGTACTTCACCGTATCTATGGGAAGTTCATGGTGTATCGGCCATTTATCCGGAAAGCTATCAATAATGTATTCTATCAGTTCATATATGAAACTGAAAAGCACAATGGAATAGCAGAGCTCTTGGAAATTTTAGGAAGTATCATCaatgggtttgctttgccactCAAGGAAGAGCACAAACTGTTCCTAGTAAGGACCTTAATTCCACTTCACAAGCCAAGGTGCATTTCAATGTACCATCGGCAGTTGTCTTACTGCATTACACAGTTTGTTGAAAAAGATGAAAAGCTTGCGGATACTATTATTAGGGGCATCATCAAATGTTGGCCTGTCACAAACAGCCCAAAAGAAGTACTCTTCTTGGGTGAGTTGGAAGAGATATTAGAAGCAACACAACCTAGCGAGTTTCAAAAATGTATGGTTCCTATTTTCTCCCAGGTTGCTCGCTGCTTTAACAGCTCTCACTTCCAG GACGGGGCAAAATGTGGCCTGACCTTGATACCCAATATTTATATAATTGTATCATTATGTTCTTTTTCCCTGCTATGttaa
- the LOC117845604 gene encoding serine/threonine protein phosphatase 2A 57 kDa regulatory subunit B' theta isoform isoform X1 yields MMKQIFGRRKASKSADKESIGGRRHAVSNQQSGSGVADQSGQQPILSSTGHACGSGNRMGFQESRINDGLFASHFGPLPSIKDMPNAEKQNLLIVKLNMCCTQFDFTDPTRNMREKKIKGETMMDILDYVKTANTKFPEIVVEGITKMISENLFRTLVIPPREKKVLQAFDLEEDEPLMDPAWPHLHIVYELLLNFVQSPETDAKLAKRYVDHSFILRLLELFDSEDLRERDYLKTVLHRIYGKFMVYRPFIRKAINNVFYQFIYETEKHNGIAELLEILGSIINGFALPLKEEHKLFLVRTLIPLHKPRCISMYHRQLSYCITQFVEKDEKLADTIIRGIIKCWPVTNSPKEVLFLGELEEILEATQPSEFQKCMVPIFSQVARCFNSSHFQVAERALFLWNNDRVYNLISQNSKVILPIILPALEKNINGHWNLAVRSLSLNVQKLFSEREAELFAECMLTYEEDKVREEARKLKQEAAWKRLDEIASDKVTSGEAVLISPTLPRQPSV; encoded by the exons ATGATGAAACAGATATTTGGGCGGCGCAAGGCGTCCAAAAGTGCAGATAAGGAATCGATTGGTGGGAGGAGGCATGCCGTGTCGAACCAGCAGTCGGGTTCTGGAGTTGCCGACCAGAGTGGCCAGCAGCCAATTTTGTCGAGTACTGGACATGCCTGCGGGAGTGGAAACCGTATGGGGTTCCAGGAGTCGAGGATAAATGATGGTTTGTTCGCTTCTCACTTCGGGCCGTTGCCGAGCATTAAGGATATGCCAAATGCAGAGAAACAGAACCTGCTCATCGTAAAGTTGAACATGTGCTGCACCCAGTTTGACTTTACGGATCCGACAAGGAACATGAGGGAGAAGAAAATAAAGGGGGAAACAATGatggatatacttgattatgtCAAAACAGCTAACACCAAGTTCCCTGAGATTGTTGTGGAGGGAATCACAAAAATGATTTCAGAAAACTTGTTCAGGACGCTGGTTATCCCACCCAGGGAGAAAAAGGTGCTTCAAGCTTTTGATTTAGAAGAGGATGAACCATTGATGGACCCTGCATGGCCACATTTGCATATTGTCTATGAGTTGCTCTTGAATTTTGTTCAATCTCCAGAAACTGATGCTAAATTGGCTAAAAGATATGTTGACCATTCCTTTATTCTAAGGCTGCTTGAGCTCTTTGATTCTGAGGACCTTAGGGAGAGGGACTACCTTAAGACGGTACTTCACCGTATCTATGGGAAGTTCATGGTGTATCGGCCATTTATCCGGAAAGCTATCAATAATGTATTCTATCAGTTCATATATGAAACTGAAAAGCACAATGGAATAGCAGAGCTCTTGGAAATTTTAGGAAGTATCATCaatgggtttgctttgccactCAAGGAAGAGCACAAACTGTTCCTAGTAAGGACCTTAATTCCACTTCACAAGCCAAGGTGCATTTCAATGTACCATCGGCAGTTGTCTTACTGCATTACACAGTTTGTTGAAAAAGATGAAAAGCTTGCGGATACTATTATTAGGGGCATCATCAAATGTTGGCCTGTCACAAACAGCCCAAAAGAAGTACTCTTCTTGGGTGAGTTGGAAGAGATATTAGAAGCAACACAACCTAGCGAGTTTCAAAAATGTATGGTTCCTATTTTCTCCCAGGTTGCTCGCTGCTTTAACAGCTCTCACTTCCAG GTTGCTGAGAGAGCATTGTTTTTGTGGAACAATGACCGCGTGTATAATTTGATTAGTCAAAACAGTAAGGTGATCCTGCCTATCATCTTACCTGCATTGGAGAAAAATATAAACGGGCACTGGAACCTGGCCGTGCGAAGCCTCAGTCTGAATGTGCAGAAGTTGTTCTCCGAGCGTGAGGCTGAGCTGTTTGCTGAATGTATGCTGACATATGAAGAAGACAAAGTTAGAGAGGAGGCACGTAAGCTTAAGCAGGAGGCAGCATGGAAACGTCTGGATGAGATTGCATCAGACAAAGTCACAAGTGGCGAGGCTGTCCTTATCTCTCCAACCTTGCCTCGCCAACCTTCGGTGTAG